The Cydia pomonella isolate Wapato2018A chromosome 11, ilCydPomo1, whole genome shotgun sequence DNA window GCTTGTAGAATCTATAGCTCCCACCGGTCTGAAAGCCTTAGCGTAGTTTAAGATTTGACCTTTAAATTTCATAGTTACTACTttacagtttttagggttccgtacccaaacggtaaaacgggaacctattactaagactccgctgtccgtccgtctgtctgtctatttaTACTTCATTAGTCATGTTTTGTACATATGTATTGTTAAATGTTGATGATAGGCATAATATCAGCCTCGGACTTTTCTACTCTACAGAAATACTCCGACaaaaatgagtgcctttcatccccgCTTCTACTTTTCGCATCCGTACCCGCATCTTCTAAAAAAATGAGTGCCTTCCATCGTCTTGATAGGCGTAGCCAGGTACAGGCAGAGGGGTAGCTGCCCCCCTGcctgttttaataatttaattttaaatgtttctaaAAACCGTTAACGTGTAAATCCACCGTTTTGGCAAAACCTTTTTTTGCTTTCGTCGTCTTGCATGTTTGATCAGGGACTATGCTACTTACTTACTCTCGACTTGGCATTGTATTCCAGTCTGTTCCTTTAAGAAGTAAGAAGATATACTGGTTGTATGTAGTTAGTGCTTTTTCCTTTCGGACATCAGTATATTCGGGCgttgttttcatttattttacgtaAATATATACCCGCTTTTGTCTTTTAACGCGTTTACGCCATTGGTACCATTGGTGGTTTAatcatgaaatattttttgaaaataaactaCGGTGAATACATTTCAACGTTTTTATGCATTTTCCAACTTGTAAATGATAGCTTAAaaacttttgtatgttttcgaTCGTTTTCAGTTCAAATGCTATCTACTGTTTCGGCTAGATAATACGCAACAATTTCCCAAGTAAAGTATGATAGAAATAAGTGAAATAACTATAACAATTGAACTGTGAAAATCGAACTGAAATTCAAAGTGACTCTTGCTATTCTATTTACCGAATTAAATAAACTTGTCTGTGTGAATTGATTGTAAGGGTAACAATAaggtattattatgtattttcacATTTCAATGTTTATGTAAATGATTGTTTTGAGCAGAGTTCTATTGATGCATCACCACTGATATTTATACATAGGCTTCTGGATTAAGTTGAAACACATAATCAGTTGTGTATCATCTAAAGTCGCTTATACCTAAGCCGTCATAATGTCCCCCAATTCGTACCCTTTACTCTTTAGAGTGCTTGTACTAAATTGCGACCCCCATTGTACACCAGAGGatgtattctttattattattaatagatAGATTATTTTCTAAGACACATCCTTTTccaggttataaattatatgcaTGCTAAAATCGAGAATCTGTTAAGTTTGTAGTCCTTTTTGTGTTAACTTTCACGTTAATAACATTAAGTAGGAATCGAGCAATCTAAAAGCGATTTGCTCTTTTGTTCCGAATAAGCGATCTCGTCGTAAAACGCATATAAATTCCAATAGAAACCTGACCCCTCGCAATTATATTGGACAAACAAATCACGATTAAGAAGCCGAGTTCACTTTCATCTCATTAATGTCCTACgcatttaattaaaattcacCCCTGTCTTACTCGTTATTAGCACATTCCAGTAAAATGCACTTTTGTCTCGAAATATGATCCGATTATTTTGAAGCACAATTGAAGTTTGAAATTGTTTTTACTTCGAATTCGGGGTTTGAATTAGGGTAGCATTGTTGATATTGCCACCAGTCCAGtgggtaaaataaatattgaaagaaGTGTATTGTagtataaatacgagtatattaaaataggaatagttttttgttttacaagggggcaaagttgttgtttaatcgctcgtgctaatattgatacccgagcaagcgaaagattccaaaattgaaccacgagcctAGCAAGTGGATCAAGAGGGGAATTTTGAGCGTCGCGAGGGtatcaaggcacgagggttaaacaaactttgcctcagagtgaaacacaaaattttgcACTACACTAACGcgatgaaaatactaactatgaaataccaaaagaatcaaaccaaatcaaatccaaatgaactttaaaaaaatgtattactcaaaatgattatttaaaagtcaattctaccagctaacataaggaaacaactcaaaatttgtatctgattAGTTTTACccgcatgtggataaaatgcaactttgttGTAGTTTTTgattgaacaatcaagagggccttaccagttggtgtggtgaaaatatatttattagtgaTTGAATTTAatcattagaaaaaaatatatcgttggtTGCATGTGCTAGCGCGTAGATAAGTACTAATTTGAATAGGTACACGAGAGTGCGAGGTACTCAgataatcagtttttttttttaaatttgaaatgcAATCCAAAAATTCAATTCGATTTTCTATCGACGCACTTTATGTAATCGAATAGTCATATAGCAATATTACCTAATAGTGTAAATTCCGAATTAGTAACATTGCTCTGTAATCATGCCCACCTCACCTTTATGATATGTattgatttataatataatgaataacAAGATGTTTTCATTGTCAACACTACAATTGCTACAGTTTCTGGTTGTTTACCGGTTTGAACGATGTTGGGTTAGATAAAAGAATGCGAGccgcttgtaattttttttacgtttttccTTGAACCCATATGCAATATTAATTGAGGCTATTCCACATTACAATTCAAGAATTCATGTGGGCTGATAGGCATTATTTTAAGCAAATGTGACCGAATTAGAACATAAATGTAAGCCAGCCGTTTTTTtgagttattttgtatttagctAGATTTAGGttatacacacacatacagAATATCATAAGTAAGGCTACCATGAGTTGAAAATTCACATTTACGCTAACGACTGCATAAATTATATTCAGATAGCCTAGGTACAGCGAAAGTCGGAATTTCGTTTGACGAAAGTCTCGTAGGCTCTCagttttttatgatatacaGAAGCAAACAAACAGACAAATCGTCTGATAGTAAGCGATAACCGTCGCCTATGGACACCAGCAACACCACGCACTTAGCGTTCCCGGCCTTTAAGTAAGATGGGTGTACGTTATTTTCTTCAATTGTTCGAATGTTCAGGGTACTGAAGCGTAATAACTAATATCGCTCATACTGGTCCAGACGTAAATTCATGCTTCATCGAGATAGTGGAAAGTTCCACCTGTATTTTAAGCTGTTACCTACAAAACAGACAAATAAAACCTAAATCAGTGTATgacctatttatttaataaatgaaacaaaaattatttttcttgtcCATATAGTATAATTCATCTAAAGCTTAGTAGTTAGTTTTGATTTATAAGCCTCTACTTCTTCCACAGTATCGAACAAAGGCAAATTTTTCGTCTCCGGAGTGAATGTCAATAATAGAGCAGCCAACATGGCCGTCGAAGAAAAAAGTATCGACGGTAGAGCCGGCAGTTCCGAAAcctgaaaaataaagtatttattttaattttattattaatcctGCTTAATAACGTgattaaatttttcataaaatatgtaGTTAGATGCCTTTCAtaacttacaatacaatacaaatacaatatttaaattgcacacctcaataaaaaaaaatacagagacaaaacagcatcagaagtagaggtaaaaatattatataatattatggttATTCATATCATATCCAAATTTACCTAATACATATAAGCCTACCTATTCGTTTCACCCGAATATGTTAAGGTATATTTATCtcatttaataaaaactaaacatacaaGCTTAATGTTACCataccagggggcctaccgcgaaaaccgaattttgcaaattgcggggatctttctcttttactctcactaagacgtaattagagtgagagagaaaaatgcccgcaattgacgaacttcgattttcgcggttgtagcccagTAGAGAACTTGAtccgaaattaaaataacttcGAAGAGATAATTAAAGGTAATAGAtaagatataaatattaaataagttttgctTACTAATAAAGGAGCCAGGGGCGATAGCATACTGCCGATTCTCGCAAGCGTATTGCAAAAACCAAACAGGGATCCTCTTACACTAGTAGGAAATAATTCTAAACTGTAAGTGTATACTCCAGTAAAACAGAGAGCGGTTCCTAATTTTCCCAGTAGAAACAGTAGGAGTTTTAGCCATGGAGTTGCTGAAACAAGCgaatgtatattataattttggTAAATGTCGTACGCATGGCATTTATGAACCGCTCGTGCACTGTACGCGAGCGAACCTTTCGCAATTGTTTCACAATAAGAGCTTAAGTGGCGTTTTCGCTAGATCTGCATGCCTCAGCAAATAAcggaatttcgattttcgtgtttcgcggtcaAAGGCCCTCCGAAGGCATATTTTGATTGAACAGATTATGCATTTAATCTGAAATTTTTAAGGAGCGTGTGTGGACACGCTCCGTTTTACGtgtgcagttgataaaactACGCAGGTATatcctagtgtgtatggccagcatTACGGATacgatctgtcagtgttaaaagtgtcgtttttggttgaagaaatgtcacttttggcACTGACGGCAATCCTCAAATTTATAACCTGTTGTTAGAATCAAAATACACACCCTGAAAGCATCAATCGGTTGCTGCGTTTTGTATAAAATTGTGAGGTTACTGATAAAGTAAGGACTTCTAGGGCTCTCTCATGGCAAAATATTTGTCATATGGTGGACATACAATTCTGCTCTTATGCACATCGATAAGTTCATGTAAGAATATCATTGTCCTTATAATTGGTATCTTTATTATCAAATGCGTTCCTTTATTCCGTTTATGTATCCATCTAAAAAAATGCGTTACAATTCGTGCCTACAGCTCTGGGGCATTAGAGATCCGCTGCGATATCTCTTGGAAGCCGGAACCCAATTTAAAAGTCTACATGTAAGATAGGTaaattcatatctatttagaataatgtacaataattatacttacattCTGGAGCAAATGCCTGCGCAAGTATAAATGCGGCACAGGCAAAATAACCGCTTTGTAATGAAATTCTTCTACCATATTtagaaaatgtgaaaaatgcCAATAGATCTCCAGGAAAAGATGTCAACGAAGTCAGTgcaaaattcaaatatttgtCCCCAGGCAATGATATTGCTTGTACAGCCAACCCGTAGTATACAAAGCTCGAAgtgaaaaaacaaaaagaaataacaGCCAGACGTATCATTATTTCTTTAGACTTGATAATATCCTTTACAGTCTCCTTTTCTTTTTGAGAAGCTACGTTGAATTTTAATCTTAAGTCATCTTCCTTTATATTGTCTATTTCATCATTTGTTAATGCTAGTTTATTTATCTTGgcaattattttaaacgttttcTTTGCATCATTAGTTTTTCCTCGTAATAGTTGCCATCTTGTGCTCTCTTGCAGAACAATTATGTATACGACGAATATTATCACAGGGGTGTATATGGAGAGTATCAGAGATTTCCAATGTTGGAGACCCATTGCTATAAAGGCGAATGCTACCTCGCCTACGTATATGGCGTACGAAAATATGACGCCAGCTGAGACTCTTTTAGTTTCCCCGCCGACTTCAATcactggaaataaataaaaattacaaatttaaaacacTTTGACACCAAAGAATCACCTACATAAGTCGGATTAGGGATAGTTATATTAACCTCACGCTTGGTCGTGCGGATTGGTCACATACACCTATAACTTCGCAGTTGTATGGTTTCTTTACAATGCTTTTCTCCACTACTGCGAGTCGAGATCTACTATCACCGGTCTGGAAGCCACTCATCGTACAGCACACATAGATACGGCAAAAGTGCCGGTTTTTTGTATGTATCTTTAATATTACTTTATATATGAGCGTAGGTGCCTGCTGGAACCTACTTTTGAGGGGCCTGGTGCAGTTTAAAAAGTGCAGCAGTGGTTTACTTCTGAGAACAAATATTAATGCGAATATCTGcgtgtttataattataaggtCATTAAGAATTAGCGATAGGCTGATTAAACTTACTCCAAACAATAGCTACAGTGTAAAGGCCGGATGCAATGAAGGACTCCAAGAATTCTATAGCCAGATAAGCGTAGAAGTTTGACATGAAGATTTTAAAAACTCCGACTATTCCTCCTACTGCACATATTATTATAGTTGGTTTTCTTCCGAATCTGAAATTAATCCGAGGTATTTTCATTAACAGTTATAGacgtttttgatattttctgGTAATCTCATATCATTTTGGTGTCGGTTTACAGTTAAAAGAATCTGTACAGAAAATTTAAGCAATATGgtctaaatataaatcaaaGAGAGTTTGAAATAGAGGCCAAAGATAACTTTGTAGGCACAggaaatttactgccatctttggaaacatgattaaaacttttagaacgtcatttgactttgatccttattatttcactgatatgtgttaaatatcaaaaaaaaaggcgccatctaatagatcaaaggccaaaggtgtAGCCGATAagatggtgccactttttgatatttaacagatATCAGTGAatgaataagaatcaaagtcaaatagcgttctaaaagttttaatcttaattaataaatgtaaaataaatgttaccAGTGCACTTTTTAGTTCGGAGCGCCCCttttccaatacaaaatgaacacaaCTAGtgtgttcttggcagtgaatgtgttaactctAATTAATCAATTTAGCTTGTAATTGGCTCTACGGATGACtttaactaaatttattatGCTGCCTCCAAAATGCTACGGTATTACCGATATGTAGCAATAATATACCATACaggaatatatattttgtttaattatgatACAGTGAGTATCAAAAGTGACTGATCAGACTACGCGCCAAAAATATCTTGCATTCTCTAATAACTGAAGAAAAAGAGATATGTCTCTATTCGTAGAACAATTACATAGtgacatatatttttgtatgcgAACTGTACGAATATGTCTCTATTTGGAAGAGTACACAGGTACTTCAGGATGGCAGATacttggtgcgttgtttcaaaACTAGTACTTTGGACTGAGTACTAGAAATAGAAAGTTGATAGGTATTTATCTACTAGACATGTTTTTGTGTCACGTAAgagcaatttttttaatggtgaAGATTGAATGTGATTTTGAAGGCGGAGGATATGTATCCTATTGTATTTTtaggcagtgttggccgaacgttaattgtcattaaccattataaattgaaccgtaaccgtaacggacggttacagtttacggttccatttataatggttattggccaataatttttaattgcattaacgtttcggccaacacggTTTTTAGGCATCAGCTGAGTCGGAAATACTGCTTTTGTACCACCTTATCAAATACTGGGTGACATGTTTTAGATGATACAAGATATCTGTACGAGATTGTACTCATTTCTATGATCAACTTTTACTAATTTGAAAAATCCTGGTTGTCGAATTGAaccaacattttttttggcTATTGGGTTGTTTCAGCTACAAGTTGCTTATACTACTGAGAATAGTCGCGTCCCGTATAACAACCTCgtatatataagtaaaataagaTGAGAAAGTGAGTTACCTGTCTGCTATCCAACCCATCAATATCATTGAAAACAACATTCCTATGTTGTGGATGCTGCCTACAAACGATGCTTTCCAAGATTGGCATCCAATATCGAGCTAGAAGTGAAAATAGTGTTATGGTAATGTCTACGTGtcttaagggtccccagcaagctcggttctctatacaaacgtaattacgctctcattttaatacGAATAGCTTCAAAGCAATTTTGCtttaaaactttgtacttacaataggataaggtatatatagatatatctatatactaattacaggcataggcctgtagcctcagataccgtagttaaaaaatacagcgaatttaagatttttatacaaaacttatttttgctttatttcgtttgttttataaggtgaagcaatttaaactaatttcagccctagatatacattatgtcattgtatgtacaaagtttcattacaatctaactcgtagttttaaaatgagaacaaaacttCATTTGTATGGAAAGATGAAATTCGGCCGctcttgccggggactcttaaaagGGGTCTATTTGACCCGTTAAATTATGTGTCAACCATAAGCCCAACTTTCTTAGTTACCTACACtagataattttttaattaaaacaagtaatattactttgctaatccgcgagaaaataacgtgttagtcaatcagtgctaacccgttatacttacttgcgtatttttacatgcaattaatgttcccaccctcccaccgcaaaaataaatacgcaaataaatataacaacccaccaccaaaagtacaaaactcgacacgtgtttcgcctctctacgaggcatcctcaggagaaaCACGCAAaccgtagagaggcgaaacacgtgtcgagttttgtacttttggtggtgggttgttatatttatttgcgtatttatttttgcggtgggagggtgggaacattaattgcatgtaaaaatacgcaagtaagtataacgggttagcactgattgactaacacgttattttctcgcggattagcaaagtaatattacttgttttaattagcatggatttccgcaaagtaacgcctgattctattaattaattttttaatttgtttttaacagGCTCCCTTTTATTAATGAAGATATGTCAGAAAGGCGCCAATATTATAGAGCGATGTTCGggagttgcttttagtaaagggATAGCTGAACTTCACAAATTGGATGGATTGCGGGGTgttaagcaaaaaataaaaatattctcgagaagACTTCGCCATTTTAATGTTACAAGGGGCCGATTTTATAATTTCGACCGTTCAATTTCGTGTCctccctttaataatatctctactactaagcatttaaattctactaattatacaatataaaaCTTCTATCGCTcgttcgccgttttccacataTGTTTGCGTGTCGAAATCAAGTGCTCGAAATTTAGAAATCGGTCTCCAGAAATCCGCATTTACACTAAAACATATGGTGGCTATGTCATAAGCTGTCCAGAATTTTGCCGTATATTCCTGTTCAGCTTACGAAACTTACGGGAAAAAACGTAAGTTGCGGTTACGCAATCACGCATGCGGCctttagataacgatatatccGTATGAATGGATTACGTGCATAACGATTAAAGTGtatctattataataattattacaacaattaTCTAGTCGCCACGATGATAGGACGTGACTTAGATGTAATGATCATCACGTCTATATTTATCATCTCGATTTTATTAGTTAGTTACaataatagttttttgtttatgtgTATTAAATAAGACAAGAAAGATATTGCGTACTGTTTACGCATGAAAGTATCTAGTCTCGATggtctttagggttccgtagcccaATTGTAGAAACGGAATTAATATACTTTCGTCGATATCCGTTtttccgtccgtccatctgtgtGCCCGTGTCACAGCCATTTAGGCACTTATTATTTACCGTTCtgttgccatgcatgatttatgtatccatgccaaattgcagctttctagcactataacgatcacggagcaaagccgaggacggacggacagatggacatggcgaaactataagggttcctagttgattacggaaccctaaaaagcgtaGTCTACACAATGACTTACGCGATATTGCAAGTAGGTTAATTTTCTTGATTAATAAACTTACTCTTGTTGGTAATGCAGCTTTGTCTGGCAActatcattaaataaaaatatttattaaatcctAATTAACTACCTCAACAACAGCGGAATTCCTATGCTCATAAATCCACTCATCACACTCTCTGAATTCCACAGCCATCTGGTTTTCGCACGTCGCCTCGTCTGTTAGGTTGAATATTGGTCTAATGCATTTGGAGTCATATGCGCTGGGCCACCATATGGGCGTTGACGCTGTGGCGTTGGTATCGTCACATTCGGGGACACGGCATCTGAAAAAAGGATTTACTCGTATtacgtaatattattattttttctcttttcGGCCGAGTATGTACGCAATATTCCGCCgtactgaaagaaatgtttgcataactgtaacaagaTGTGTTCCACgggaaaaggttttttttaatacgaagcagtctccgtagcctatgtacgcctgcaacgcctgagctctggcaaccttactcaccggatGGCGGCTGGCGCTTACGTCGCTTAGCACCGCAATAGTAATGTAGCGGTGTTAATAATAACGTAAGCACCAAAGGCAAAAAGGTTCCTGTACCCGTGGAATGttagaaatattttgttacgtaataacgggataacggggggggggggggggtcaagaCAACGACGAGCGCTTGAAAAGGTAGGTGGTACCCTTGCGCTTCCCCCTGGTAGTCCTGGGCTTGTCTTGCCGGAGGTACTGCCATTACATAACTACCATTTTTTGGAATATTATCTTATCTAATTAAACACAACATGTGATTCCCAATGTTACATGCTTAATTactttgtaaatatttgtacaaatagccatattttttttctctgtgATATCTAATCAGTACATTTATTTCTATTCACATGGTTGTTAGATAATCATACCAGTCATTGACCTATACTACTTTTCTAGAACAAGCTTTTAACGTATTAGAATtggattgaaaatattttttacgcaACACGTACGTTAGTAGGTAAGGTAGGTACGTTGTAAGCACGTAAGGCGACAAATTGCATGACCTCGACAGACTCATTTTTGCAGCAATAGCGCTTTAGCGCTTCAACTGTAAAGCTGTTGCCGTCGCTATAATATTGTTTGTAGATTATAAGAGTGCTCGAATGTATTAAGTATTAAGAGGTATGTGAGGCGATGGTCACGCGTCTTCGGTTAGTATTAAGTTTATTGTTACATTTGTTACTGTATGACACAACTTTATGTTTTTTCCTGTaatctgaataaataaaaattgtactacaacaacatacaaaatgagacttaacgcaaacgcgtacgtcgcgttacgccatcgaataaacttacactaggggtacagaataaaataaatatttctttccaatctcgaggttctcagccaatcaccgaagttaagcagcgtcgggcggggtcagtactgtgatgggtgaccgtttttatagataatggtacggaacccttcctgtgcgagtccgactcgcacttggccggtttttttttcactatctGTTTTAACTCGCTTTGGTGtctaagttaattaaataacaatgaATTGaggtaaataaacaaacaaattatatttggaTCGGTGCTGtcattttgttttcattttccATTGTATTATGCTATTTATATTCTATAACTGACATCAAGAATTAGATACCTATTGTTAAATTCTTAGTTTGATTGTTTAAtgacaatgataaatattatcatggtcgttaaaattatcaatgaaGTGACAATGATCTTGACCGTAACCCATTGCCCCGGAAGACGTGTTTTGCTCATGGTCGTCCGTAGAGATAAATTCAGcgtatgtaataaatatgttaaaatggTTCCCCAATCTATTTCGTATTCGTAGTATGAATCACTTTACATATTCTGCCTTATAATTGAAGAGACCGTGTGTAGTTCTAGAATATAAAGCCGTGAAGTGAGCATTTCAGCTCGCGACGTCCTTGAGAAAACTCCGCGATACCCTAGGGCGTTGCGACGCACTGTTTTGGGAACCCCTGTTTCAGCCCTTATTTACGTGCTAAAGAAGGGTTCTCATTTTAGTAGTCGATGTAGATACTTgtattattacgagtataccATGTGCTACCGTAGCATCTATTGCTGAACTGCATGTGTTGATGAAGATTTAGCTTTTTTGGGTCTAGGTTCGGTGAAATACTGATTTAAAATTTCACGATGTTGACACGTTTACTCCAAGACCACGGAGACAATGCcctcctcgaaacgtcggaggtaatttttaagtatatgcgattaagtcccgttgaattaaattataatgtGATTTTTCTTCTTCTGTACCGCTATAATTTTTCGCGGTTATACTCTTTAAAGCTTTTGAGATTAGGTTAGTTTTTCtgatacaatattaaaaattgttCTGCGGTCAACGAACGAAAGGTTGCATGCGATCAAAAGAGGTTAAACTGGACTGACCAGATCAAACACAATCCGTAGGTGCGGATATGATGACTGTACTGTAATAATTGGTCGTGTCACTCTAAC harbors:
- the LOC133523024 gene encoding organic cation transporter protein-like, with protein sequence MKIKVTSKDEKSNEDVFTKLCDFGTFQTVQYFLICLPLVMVSMMNVNYIFVAENVNFRCRVPECDDTNATASTPIWWPSAYDSKCIRPIFNLTDEATCENQMAVEFRECDEWIYEHRNSAVVELDIGCQSWKASFVGSIHNIGMLFSMILMGWIADRFGRKPTIIICAVGGIVGVFKIFMSNFYAYLAIEFLESFIASGLYTVAIVWMIEVGGETKRVSAGVIFSYAIYVGEVAFAFIAMGLQHWKSLILSIYTPVIIFVVYIIVLQESTRWQLLRGKTNDAKKTFKIIAKINKLALTNDEIDNIKEDDLRLKFNVASQKEKETVKDIIKSKEIMIRLAVISFCFFTSSFVYYGLAVQAISLPGDKYLNFALTSLTSFPGDLLAFFTFSKYGRRISLQSGYFACAAFILAQAFAPESTPWLKLLLFLLGKLGTALCFTGVYTYSLELFPTSVRGSLFGFCNTLARIGSMLSPLAPLLVSELPALPSILFSSTAMLAALLLTFTPETKNLPLFDTVEEVEAYKSKLTTKL